In the genome of Raphanus sativus cultivar WK10039 chromosome 4, ASM80110v3, whole genome shotgun sequence, one region contains:
- the LOC130510934 gene encoding protein DETOXIFICATION 56-like, which yields MSETSKLETFHLEASDGLKVSEGCCSKTLMQSISHELKVQMRIGLPLVAMNFLWLGKITSTSVFLARQGKHNLAGGSLGFSFANATGFAVLYGISAAMEPICGQAFGAKNFKLLHKTLMMAVLLLLLISIPISLLWLNVDKILIGLGQKEDISFIAKRYLLYLLPDLHVLSLLCPLKAYLSSQGVTLPIMYTTAAATSLHIPINIFLSRAKGVQGVAMAVWITDLIVVVLLTGYVVVAEGLKDNKWRQDGLLDQRGQEWLNLIKLSGPCCLTVCLEWWCYEILVILAGRLQNPEESVSTLVIILNFDYLLYAVMLSLGTCVATRVSNELGGNNPKGACRAAYTTLGVGVVSGCVGALVMIACRGVWGSLYARNDLMIINGVKKLMLIMAVVEVINFPLLVCGEIVRGTAKPLLGMYANLGGFYLLALPLGVSLAFKGKLGLVGFLVGFLVGASVCFSTLLIFIARIDWEKEAGKAQILACNTEGEQSQNKI from the coding sequence ATGTCAGAGACATCGAAATTAGAGACTTTTCATCTAGAAGCCTCTGATGGATTGAAAGTCTCTGAAGGGTGTTGTTCAAAGACCTTGATGCAGAGCATTTCTCATGAGCTCAAGGTACAAATGAGAATTGGTTTACCATTGGTGGCTATGAACTTCTTGTGGCTTGGTAAGATAACAAGTACATCTGTGTTTCTTGCCCGTCAAGGCAAACATAACCTAGCCGGTGGCTCATTAGGGTTTTCCTTTGCAAACGCTACTGGTTTTGCGGTTCTATACGGAATCTCCGCTGCAATGGAACCCATCTGTGGCCAGGCTTTCGGAGCCAAGAACTTTAAACTTCTCCACAAAACCCTCATGATGGCTGTGCTCTTGCTCCTCCTGATCTCGATCCCTATTTCTCTCTTGTGGCTCAACGTTGACAAGATCCTCATCGGTTTAGGTCAAAAAGAAGACATATCCTTCATAGCCAAGAGATACCTTCTCTACCTCCTTCCTGATCTACATGTTCTCTCTTTGCTTTGTCCCCTCAAGGCTTATCTAAGCTCACAAGGCGTTACTCTCCCCATCATGTACACCACAGCTGCAGCCACTTCTCTTCACATCCCCATAAACATATTCCTCTCTAGGGCTAAGGGAGTCCAAGGAGTTGCAATGGCGGTTTGGATCACCGATCTTATCGTCGTGGTTCTTCTAACGGGATACGTGGTAGTCGCTGAGGGGTTGAAAGATAACAAATGGAGACAAGACGGGTTGTTAGACCAACGTGGTCAAGAATGGCTTAACCTGATCAAACTTAGTGGACCGTGCTGTCTCACCGTCTGCCTCGAGTGGTGGTGCTACGAGATCTTGGTCATATTAGCCGGGAGGTTACAAAACCCTGAGGAGTCTGTTTCCACCTTGGTCATAATTCTCAACTTCGACTACTTGCTTTACGCCGTGATGCTTTCCTTGGGGACGTGCGTGGCCACACGAGTGTCTAACGAGCTCGGCGGGAATAATCCAAAAGGAGCTTGTAGAGCAGCTTATACTACCCTCGGTGTGGGTGTTGTTTCGGGATGCGTAGGAGCTTTGGTGATGATAGCGTGTAGAGGTGTATGGGGTTCTTTGTACGCTCGCAATGACTTGATGATCATAAACGGTGTGAAGAAGCTGATGCTGATAATGGCGGTTGTTGAGGTTATAAACTTCCCTTTGTTGGTATGTGGAGAGATTGTTCGTGGAACGGCAAAGCCGTTGCTTGGGATGTATGCGAATCTCGGTGGGTTTTACCTGTTGGCTTTGCCGTTAGGGGTGAGTTTGGCGTTCAAAGGTAAACTAGGTCTTGTAGGGTTCTTGGTAGGGTTTTTGGTTGGAGCATCTGTTTGTTTCTCGACGTTGCTCATCTTTATTGCAAGGATTGATTGGGAGAAAGAGGCGGGTAAAGCACAGATTCTAGCTTGTAACACTGAGGGAGAACAGAGTCAAAACAAGATATGA